The genomic segment ataatatcgctAAATTAATTCGCCCACTATctgtaaaagtttattaataaagttttctatacatatttttccatcctttataaatatttttctagtaGGTAGCTGCTTCTTTATCATCATCAACAATTCATCGATCACGGCAGTATCTTCTTATTTATCGCGATAATATGTGTGTTTCTCACCAGTTTTTCTCGGCGTACATTCGTGAGCAGGTGTTTCTCAAGAAAATAGCGTCGTTATCGCAATCAAACCATCGCAGATGCGTATTTTCATTTCCGTAATTCATTATTGCAGCCGTTAGATATTCTGTTAAATAATTGTCGCTAAAAagcgaaattttataaattattgacaatGTGCAACAAAAGCTTTGCACTTTGGTGTTGTGCATTTCTGGTGTTCTTTGTTTCATCTACAAAGCCTCTGCGGAAGTCGAGAAGTCGCAATGATAATAATTCGATTCAGAATGAATTTCCCCTGCATTATGTGAAATATCATTACAAACATAATCAAATGCTAAGGAAGCTGCGAGCAAATTTTCCAAACGTCGACAACGAAAATtatgccaaaaataaaaatgacaataaaaattacatcgtTCCATACGAGACGAACGACAATTATACTTACGTTCGTCTTTGTTGTCCTCTCGGTGATCGCTATCAATTATCTCGCAATTGCATTACCGAAGGGCCTGCATATGTTTTCGCAGATGTATATAAGTTATGGAGCAAAACAAATATGCGggttgaatataaaaaattggatGAAATGTTTCAACTAATTGTTCAAGATCCGTGCCCAAAAGATGCCGAAATTGTACGAGTCAGTTTTAATAACGAAagtgtgttttttaaatacttttttctcgaaaacggCACTTTATATCTTCCCTACTTTGACCAATTCGTCGAATCAACTTCTTATTGTCTGGCTATTATGAATGATATAGTTAATGCCCTTATCTGCTTGAAGACTTTAACAGAAACCGTAAGAAGACAGGATTATACGGATTATATCGTTGGTcagttaaaaaatgtattagaaattttgaaatggatttacattataatctcCCCGCTGTGTATGCTGGTAATATTgctaatatattgtataccagagcttaataatatatatagtttcatGTTGCGTAGATATATCAGTATGATATTTATCTATGACATGAGCTATCTACTGAAGAAACTAATCGACATACAACATGCATATTCTATCTGCATTGCAATTGGTACAGTATAACAAATCACGTAATAATATAGTCAATGCagtatatacatttgatttGTGTATACTCCTgtcattctttataaaattttttataaattctttatgaaaaatcaaagttctttttttgtacacaaagatatacataatttaccAATCATCATTCATTTTAAAGTACActctctaaaatattatttattttaaatattgtttattgttgCAGCTTTAGTCAA from the Anoplolepis gracilipes chromosome 11, ASM4749672v1, whole genome shotgun sequence genome contains:
- the LOC140671284 gene encoding G-protein coupled receptor Mth-like isoform X2, with protein sequence MCNKSFALWCCAFLVFFVSSTKPLRKSRSRNDNNSIQNEFPLHYVKYHYKHNQMLRKLRANFPNVDNENYAKNKNDNKNYIVPYETNDNYTYVRLCCPLGDRYQLSRNCITEGPAYVFADVYKLWSKTNMRVEYKKLDEMFQLIVQDPCPKDAEIVRVSFNNESVFFKYFFLENGTLYLPYFDQFVESTSYCLAIMNDIVNALICLKTLTETVRRQDYTDYIVGQLKNVLEILKWIYIIISPLCMLVILLIYCIPELNNIYSFMLRRYISMIFIYDMSYLLKKLIDIQHAYSICIAIALVNYFSFLAIIFWLTVIYFDMWWTFRNVHSLQKNMKQQGKKNFRYSIIGWGSPVFFTIISIIMEIVPSVSENLQPKLNVNMCLFHFSTSKLFYIYGPITTCASISIFLSIYTALKIMQYEKDTARHLKDTESRCYNENKKWFNLNQKLSIIVFLIITTKNILVTMESWLFNEYLKKIIEHIILITLDIIINIGIFIIFVCKRTIMQLLLKHFCQNRQYGFIIFTRRGCYNLEHHHVKHNYPVEKYQLLQIS